The following are encoded in a window of Clostridium thermarum genomic DNA:
- a CDS encoding DUF6904 family protein produces MIKIRNTENLAGVTISGDFDDLYNLVEAIYSVTIDELSQKNHAYIDMSRRVLGLCYELRHAYQGDREIELIENQMNEAKMNFHSFIAPKNNVYYSCNYLYPEMFYIMLAINQLVELRMEMLAKTRFLMREALDKRVVWDDKIATIRVFQAAFVKCVKGTLTENTFARWMNVMNGYDTRVHLMETQYLDFLNVKYIKMSKDKRLKTLSPITKRIVEYYRDDDYKEISEAIDEAVSEFGWPKSEIKIQGIEYPENIEW; encoded by the coding sequence ATGATAAAAATCAGAAATACAGAAAATCTTGCCGGAGTAACCATAAGTGGAGACTTTGATGACCTTTATAATTTAGTTGAGGCAATATATTCCGTAACAATAGATGAACTGTCTCAAAAAAATCATGCCTATATAGATATGTCTAGGAGGGTTCTAGGACTATGCTACGAATTAAGACACGCATACCAAGGTGATAGGGAGATTGAACTTATTGAGAACCAAATGAATGAGGCAAAGATGAATTTCCACTCCTTCATTGCTCCAAAGAACAATGTATATTATAGCTGTAATTATCTATATCCTGAGATGTTTTACATAATGCTGGCTATTAATCAACTTGTGGAGCTAAGAATGGAGATGCTAGCAAAAACAAGGTTTTTGATGAGGGAAGCCCTGGATAAAAGAGTAGTTTGGGACGATAAGATAGCTACAATTCGGGTGTTTCAGGCTGCATTTGTGAAATGTGTTAAAGGTACACTCACAGAAAATACTTTTGCCAGATGGATGAATGTTATGAATGGATATGATACCAGAGTTCATCTAATGGAAACTCAGTATTTAGACTTTTTAAATGTTAAGTATATAAAAATGTCAAAGGATAAACGTTTGAAAACTCTATCACCTATTACTAAAAGAATAGTAGAATATTACAGAGATGATGATTATAAAGAGATTAGTGAAGCGATTGATGAAGCGGTAAGTGAATTTGGTTGGCCAAAGTCAGAGATTAAAATACAAGGAATAGAATATCCGGAGAACATTGAATGGTAG